The genomic region TAAACCTCGTTAGGCCGAGTATGCGGGGTGAGGTTGATTTATTGGTGTTACCCATCATCCTTCTTGCGGTAAATAGTGTCTTGGGCAATGTTAATCAGTTCATTAGCAATGTCATGCAGGGTGTTGATAAGAGGGATATTGAGAATGCCAGTGAGATAAGGCCCGGCGTTTATTTAAGGAGTCTTATTTTACATACTCATTTAGCCGAGCTTGTTTTCACAATTGTTTACCTATTAACAATGGCGCCATTAATCATAGTATTCAAAGACCTGGGGTTCACGTATTACGCAGTGGTTGGTGCATTAGTTTCCTCATTACTTGCAAACATGGCGGCATTGGGGTTTAGGTTTGCTAAACTTGGTAGTCTCAAATCCCTACTTAATGGTAAGGCATTAATTATGGATTATGCATTACCATCATTACTATCAATAATTGTTTTAATGCTTGTTGTACGTGTGATTAAGTTCGTGCTTTATCCAAGTATTATTATCTCGCTGGTTCAGGTATTAATTGCATCGTTAATAACCCTAGCCATTTACTTCAGTATTGCGATGGTCGTTTCAAGAAATGTGAGAAATATAATCATTATTTTAATTAGGAGGATAGTTAACACAATTACTGCCTCTCAACCCTAAGCGACTGTGGAGTCCACTTCCACGATAGGGCGGCGTAAATAACGTAGAGTAGCAACGCATTAAAGAACGCAAACACCACAAGGCTCCCATAAATCAGGCCAGGCTGTATAGATACCAGCTGCAGTAGTGCGTTCAATTCGGGTGTTAGTAATGTGGAGACCTTTAGAGTATTGGCAACCTGAAGTGTGAATTGCAGGCCGTAAGCCTTAACGAGGGCTGGTACCGCAGGTAATGGGGGAACTATTGCGTAGGGCAAGTGCGCCAAGCCGTTCATTACCTCGGCACTAATCATTAGCAGTAGTACGAGGACGAGCTTGAGTGCTGATATGGGCCTATTGATGAACTTGAAGGATAGGGCTATTAGTATGAGTAGTATTAGTCCTAGGGCTATGTCCATGTAGAACACGCCGGTCAATATCATGGTTGGTTCATAGACTGGGTATAGGCTTGAGGGTAGGTAGGCAGGTGGCTTACCAAATATTGACCAGGCAACCGTCGGTGAGTATAGGTAAACCTCATATAAGTATAGCCCAGCGAATACTGCGTACAATACGCCGAATATTAGGCTTATCCAATTACTAATCCTGTACCCAACCAACCTATACTCACTCTTATCGACCGAGTACCTCCAACCAAATATTGAGTTTATTAATACCCCAGTCATCGCGATCGCCCCAAAAAGCGTTGCCAGGAATAATGGCGCATATGTTGGGTTTAGGAATACCTGGGACCAATTAATGCCGAGTGTGAATCCAACAATTGATGACGTATCCTTAAACACCTCAACACCCGCTGGGTAGTTTATGAAGGCGAACACGAGCCTAAACATCGCTGGTATGACCGTAAGTGATATGGCCATGCCATAGCCAACGGCGACATGCCTCATCGGGCTAATCCTGCCAAAGCCCCTGTAGTAAAATCCAATGAAGGGAAGCGCTATTGCAACTCCAAACACTATGGCAACACCCCACACAGGCCACAGGAGGGCCCCGGCTATGTTCGTGAATATCGGCAGCAAGCCCGCCAGGAACACGGTTATTATCGTGCCGAAGAGACCGCCTATTGCATATACCGTGATTAGGTAATTAGCCATGTTGTGCGCCAGGTCGACATAGACCTGTTTATTACGCTTATAACCAATCAACTCGAGCGTTGGCAGTATCCAACCAAGGCCGAGCACCGTGTACACCAGTGGCAGGTGAACGGAGAATGCCCATGCAATTAGACCCACGGCAATCTCTGTCGCGGAGACCATACCCACCACCTCAGTACTCCACAGCCTTTACCTCAGTCTCTACGTACTTAGGCGCCCTCCTTAGGTATAGGTAGACCATGAACACCGCTAGTGACGGCATGGCAATCTCAACAATTAATACAAGCACAGCCAACCAAACTGGGAAGTAGAGCGTTGGGTTCAGTAAACCACCTGGTCCAACGGGTACGCCAGTAATTATTGGTGGACTGCCATTTGGATTGGGGTCTGCCTGAACGAGTATGAATGGGTACCTACCTGACTCAGCTGAAACCGCGCCGCCTATCGAAGCGAAGGCTGCGAAGAAGGGCATTAGATAAACGCCACTCCTCTCGAAGAAGTTCGCTAAAGCCCTGGCCCAGCTAAAGCTACCGAAGAAGCCAGGGAATAGGTACCAAAGCGACAGCGCACCGCTCCAAATACCGAGTAATATTCCGAATATTACCATGAAGACCCAGTAGAAAATAAATACGAAGGCCGGTGGCCTCTCATAAGCTGGCCAACTGAAGTAGCCCCAGAATGCGTGATTAAACGTACCATACGCTAGGAAGCTTGTTAGTGGGTCAACCTTGAGGCCGCTCCAGAACATACCCTCAAGAGCCGCCAGCTTAAGTGGGTCATCCTGTAAAACGAGCTCACCCTGTAGATGCCCAAGCACGAATCCCTGTATTGCCGTTAGTATGGCCATGGTGGGAACGAGGATCTTAAGCATCATCAACCTCTCCGGCTTCTTATCACGTATGTAGAAGTATAGGTATATTGCTGCTATTATTGACCAGGTAAGTATTACCGCGGCTAGTATACCATGGAATATGAAGACATTGGCACCCCACCAGAACATATTCCAGGCATCGGCTGGTGAGGCCCACTTAACCACGTAATCCGTTAAGCCAACCACGTTCTGTCCAGTGGCCTGATATAGATTGATTACTTCGAGTCCTGGTGGCCTCATGCTTAATGATGCCATGACCGCTAATATGTTGTAGGCACTATAGTAACCACCAAATGCTGCGGCTATACCTATTATCCAGTGAAGGACCTGGTTCTTAATCTTATTCCACGTAAATACGTAGAGTGGTAATATGATTACCTCCGTTAAGAAGGCAAATAACTCCAGGTAGAATGGAAGTACTATTGCCTCGCCAATAAGTGATATGAAATTGCTCCATAAAGTGACCAATCCGAATTCCACTAATGTGCCGAAGGCGGCGCCAACGCCGAAGAATATCGTTGATATTACTGAGAATGTTCTGGCAGTATTATACCAGAACTGATTATGGCTTCTGATGTATAGGTACTCGGCAACCACTGCCAGGAGTATTGTGCCAAGGAAACTTGATGCCATTGCTAAATGAGCTAAAACGCCAACCGCAGTAACAACCCTAACATCAGTTGGCGCCCCAAGTATGGGTTGATCCACCATCGTATGTAATTAATGAAAATTAACAATTTATATCTTGGTGCATCTTATATTTTCACTTAAATAGGCATATGTATGTTCACTAAAAATACTAGCATTTAATTATAAATATTTAAATTTATTTACATTTAAATAAATTTATTTAAATATAAAAGAATACATCAACCCCTAAGAAACT from Vulcanisaeta distributa DSM 14429 harbors:
- a CDS encoding cytochrome ubiquinol oxidase subunit I — protein: MVSATEIAVGLIAWAFSVHLPLVYTVLGLGWILPTLELIGYKRNKQVYVDLAHNMANYLITVYAIGGLFGTIITVFLAGLLPIFTNIAGALLWPVWGVAIVFGVAIALPFIGFYYRGFGRISPMRHVAVGYGMAISLTVIPAMFRLVFAFINYPAGVEVFKDTSSIVGFTLGINWSQVFLNPTYAPLFLATLFGAIAMTGVLINSIFGWRYSVDKSEYRLVGYRISNWISLIFGVLYAVFAGLYLYEVYLYSPTVAWSIFGKPPAYLPSSLYPVYEPTMILTGVFYMDIALGLILLILIALSFKFINRPISALKLVLVLLLMISAEVMNGLAHLPYAIVPPLPAVPALVKAYGLQFTLQVANTLKVSTLLTPELNALLQLVSIQPGLIYGSLVVFAFFNALLLYVIYAALSWKWTPQSLRVERQ
- a CDS encoding cytochrome ubiquinol oxidase subunit I; the protein is MVDQPILGAPTDVRVVTAVGVLAHLAMASSFLGTILLAVVAEYLYIRSHNQFWYNTARTFSVISTIFFGVGAAFGTLVEFGLVTLWSNFISLIGEAIVLPFYLELFAFLTEVIILPLYVFTWNKIKNQVLHWIIGIAAAFGGYYSAYNILAVMASLSMRPPGLEVINLYQATGQNVVGLTDYVVKWASPADAWNMFWWGANVFIFHGILAAVILTWSIIAAIYLYFYIRDKKPERLMMLKILVPTMAILTAIQGFVLGHLQGELVLQDDPLKLAALEGMFWSGLKVDPLTSFLAYGTFNHAFWGYFSWPAYERPPAFVFIFYWVFMVIFGILLGIWSGALSLWYLFPGFFGSFSWARALANFFERSGVYLMPFFAAFASIGGAVSAESGRYPFILVQADPNPNGSPPIITGVPVGPGGLLNPTLYFPVWLAVLVLIVEIAMPSLAVFMVYLYLRRAPKYVETEVKAVEY